The Saprospiraceae bacterium genome includes a window with the following:
- a CDS encoding AbrB/MazE/SpoVT family DNA-binding domain-containing protein: MIQQLRKIGNSSGIIIPKSMLESCEITDNVEMEVVQDMIIIKPLRKKARENWDSKFKEANSGIDGSEIDLFDGITNEFDLHEW, encoded by the coding sequence ATGATACAACAACTAAGAAAAATCGGAAACTCATCAGGAATAATCATTCCTAAATCCATGCTTGAATCGTGCGAAATCACTGACAATGTAGAGATGGAAGTAGTACAAGATATGATTATTATTAAGCCTTTGCGCAAGAAAGCACGAGAAAATTGGGACTCCAAATTTAAAGAAGCAAATTCAGGCATAGATGGTAGTGAAATTGATTTATTTGATGGTATAACAAATGAATTCGATCTGCATGAATGGTGA
- a CDS encoding gliding motility-associated C-terminal domain-containing protein, which produces MSEPDWIFKYDVQTCSKESICFMPGSYFTDLAFHPDGNLYGVNPESQIGSSLYLIDLNTCSSTKKITLPFKSNGLVCDINGVFYGGLKDFYSFNIKTNFLEFLGEFPGDCNCDFFFYSGDVYTTFGYDQVNGISGLFKVNLSNPLISEFIIDNTAFLGSVSIPYSCDSTIILGIGSMNTLETSSNDPFYKLFSVDIENKTGVLLCSNDLTKVLGATSPLEFLASDPECDLLLDLDRDNSSGVYPYDFRNEAIVCTENKITPIVDDDLFLHTSAFLDSIVISLTGDLDSDAEGLTLDSSLPDALLSYQNGRYLLALSGDRSDEAWRTALKAIRYAHTGDITSAGVRTLTIIAYNSIKSNQAQCFIRIGERAYAGKDTTLLVCAKQKVDGVSFLLKGQTGGTWQPTLINDVYDPSTDNESVYHYIVHSPECGNDTAVLNIQKLPNRTLDLGPDVSLCHAESHFISTPVQPGDEVLWSDGSTEAERTLTESGNYFVDITTLDGCIISDTINISRSYVKIPKAISIDLCDGDTYTYNGIDYTPGQSITDSIPASSGCDTLITITLRSIPSQMLFRDTFTCDNATLFIQNVPYNVGDTIVRYKPAVTGCDTLIKTVYQSHTLPQFIVTVEDEVLCEGKTTTASASPSTNIRWSTGETKNEVTLSSGNYAVSFTDDKGCIQSKSITIQFAPVIPYGIDIKMPDCDLNNGSIRIVSENLSELFEISINDIPATQGMSDNLGAGNYIISIMNKYGCIIKDTFILLSINEYSVSMTDEITIDKMKLRSLAYTDSGGTTDTILFSPDTDIRSQSDSILILGVEDRVYSITFVDENGCIYTRSLKVNVLNPESAIILPNVITSTGSEDNRHFYLKSTGVTYDMSIYDRWGNQIYTRLNLEGGNIEGAWTPEKSKVQPGVYIYLLTIHTPEGNIQKVGTVTVI; this is translated from the coding sequence ATGTCAGAACCTGATTGGATATTTAAATATGATGTTCAAACCTGTTCTAAGGAGAGTATTTGTTTTATGCCTGGCTCATATTTTACTGATCTTGCATTTCACCCTGATGGAAATTTGTATGGTGTCAATCCAGAAAGTCAAATAGGTTCGAGTCTTTATTTGATAGATCTGAATACTTGTTCCTCAACCAAAAAAATAACTCTTCCTTTTAAAAGTAATGGTTTAGTATGTGACATAAATGGTGTTTTTTATGGAGGCCTTAAAGACTTTTATTCTTTCAATATTAAAACAAATTTCTTGGAATTTCTTGGAGAATTTCCTGGTGATTGTAATTGTGATTTTTTCTTTTACAGTGGAGATGTATACACTACCTTTGGATATGATCAAGTTAATGGTATTAGCGGTTTATTTAAAGTAAATTTGTCAAATCCTTTAATATCAGAGTTCATAATTGACAATACGGCTTTCTTAGGTAGTGTGTCTATACCATATAGTTGTGATAGTACAATTATATTAGGAATAGGTAGTATGAATACCTTGGAAACTTCAAGTAATGATCCATTTTATAAACTTTTTAGTGTAGATATTGAAAACAAAACAGGAGTACTATTGTGTAGTAACGATTTGACAAAAGTTCTTGGTGCCACATCCCCACTAGAATTCCTTGCTTCTGACCCCGAATGCGATCTCCTCTTAGACCTCGACAGGGATAATAGCAGCGGGGTATATCCATATGATTTTCGCAATGAGGCTATCGTGTGTACAGAAAACAAAATTACACCCATCGTAGATGATGATCTTTTTCTTCATACTTCGGCATTTCTCGATAGTATCGTCATCAGCCTGACGGGTGATCTGGATAGTGATGCAGAAGGACTGACACTTGATTCGAGCCTTCCGGATGCATTACTTTCATACCAAAATGGGAGATATTTATTGGCCTTGTCCGGTGATCGTTCGGATGAAGCCTGGCGCACAGCGCTCAAAGCTATCAGATATGCTCATACTGGTGACATCACGTCGGCAGGTGTCCGAACACTTACCATTATTGCATACAATTCAATCAAGAGCAATCAGGCACAATGCTTTATCCGCATTGGCGAACGTGCTTACGCAGGCAAAGACACTACACTTCTGGTATGTGCAAAACAGAAAGTGGATGGCGTCTCTTTTTTGCTCAAAGGACAAACAGGCGGAACCTGGCAACCGACATTGATTAATGATGTCTACGACCCTTCAACAGATAATGAATCTGTTTACCATTACATTGTACACAGTCCCGAATGCGGTAATGACACAGCAGTACTTAACATTCAAAAGCTGCCCAACAGAACCCTTGACCTCGGTCCGGATGTATCCCTTTGTCATGCAGAAAGCCATTTTATAAGTACTCCGGTGCAGCCCGGTGATGAGGTACTCTGGAGTGACGGAAGTACAGAAGCTGAAAGGACATTAACTGAATCCGGCAATTATTTTGTAGATATCACCACCTTAGATGGCTGTATTATCAGTGACACGATCAATATCTCCCGATCTTATGTCAAAATACCAAAGGCCATCTCCATTGACCTATGCGATGGAGATACTTATACATACAATGGTATAGACTACACCCCCGGACAGAGCATTACAGACAGTATACCAGCATCGTCGGGTTGTGATACCCTGATCACGATTACATTACGGTCAATTCCATCTCAAATGTTATTTAGAGATACGTTTACCTGCGACAATGCTACATTGTTCATTCAAAATGTGCCATACAATGTCGGTGATACTATCGTACGGTATAAACCCGCAGTAACAGGATGTGACACACTAATCAAAACAGTCTATCAGTCGCATACCCTGCCGCAATTTATAGTTACTGTAGAAGATGAAGTATTGTGTGAAGGAAAGACAACAACTGCGTCAGCATCACCTTCCACGAACATCAGATGGAGTACCGGTGAAACCAAAAATGAAGTAACTTTATCTTCCGGCAACTATGCTGTCAGCTTTACGGATGATAAAGGATGTATTCAGTCCAAAAGTATCACCATCCAATTCGCCCCGGTCATACCTTACGGCATAGATATCAAAATGCCGGATTGCGACCTTAACAATGGCAGTATACGTATTGTCAGTGAAAATTTATCTGAACTTTTTGAAATCAGCATCAATGACATACCTGCAACACAGGGAATGTCCGATAACCTTGGTGCGGGAAACTATATTATTTCTATTATGAATAAATACGGTTGTATCATCAAAGACACTTTTATACTGTTATCCATAAATGAATATTCCGTCTCTATGACCGATGAAATCACCATCGACAAAATGAAACTGCGCTCTTTAGCTTACACAGATTCCGGTGGTACGACGGATACGATTCTGTTCAGTCCGGACACCGATATTCGAAGTCAGAGTGATTCCATATTGATACTGGGAGTCGAAGACCGGGTTTACAGTATTACATTTGTGGACGAAAACGGTTGTATTTATACCCGGTCACTTAAGGTCAACGTCCTGAATCCTGAATCAGCGATTATATTACCCAATGTCATCACTTCGACTGGGTCAGAAGACAACAGACACTTCTATCTCAAAAGTACAGGAGTCACATATGACATGTCCATCTACGACCGATGGGGCAATCAGATTTATACCCGACTAAATCTGGAAGGTGGAAATATCGAAGGAGCCTGGACCCCTGAAAAAAGCAAGGTTCAACCCGGTGTCTATATCTATCTGCTCACGATACATACCCCGGAAGGCAACATTCAGAAGGTTGGGACGGTGACGGTGATATGA
- a CDS encoding type II toxin-antitoxin system PemK/MazF family toxin, whose translation MNRFEIWIVCLDPTIGSEISTSRPCLVISPNEMNNNLKTILVAPLTHTIKQYPTRISVRLKNQNGEIALDQIRAVDRLRFIQKIMVLDKVNSFVVCEKLKEIFEY comes from the coding sequence ATCAATAGGTTTGAAATTTGGATAGTATGTTTAGACCCAACGATAGGAAGTGAAATTTCCACATCACGACCTTGTTTGGTAATTTCCCCAAATGAAATGAATAATAATTTGAAAACTATTCTTGTGGCTCCGTTGACCCACACCATTAAACAATATCCTACCAGAATATCAGTCCGATTAAAAAATCAAAATGGAGAAATAGCTCTTGATCAGATAAGAGCCGTAGATCGATTGCGTTTTATACAAAAGATCATGGTGCTTGATAAAGTTAATTCATTTGTCGTTTGTGAAAAATTGAAAGAAATTTTTGAGTATTAA